The following proteins are co-located in the Gemmatimonadales bacterium genome:
- the carA gene encoding glutamine-hydrolyzing carbamoyl-phosphate synthase small subunit — protein sequence MTDRPAFVLLEDGAWFSGSVPRPLDPSFGEVVFTTSLTGYQETFTDPSYLGQIVVMTAPMIGNYGINTEDMESEHPQVSGVVVRELAREPSNWRATASLDAWLASAGVPVIEGVDTRRLTRHLRERGAMRGVLAEGHAPTPELTAQLLTSPSMEGLDLASRATVRERHTEGAGPHVVAYDFGMKRNIVRMLVDVGCRVTVVPATTPAAAVRALAPDGLFLSNGPGDPAAVEYAFAPIRELTTAGLPTFGICLGHQLIGLAFGGRTAKMPYGHRGGNHPVRDVARGTVLITTQNHGFALVGDEGGVPGAPGLEVTHLNLNDGTIEGIRHRELPLFAVQYHPEASPGPHDAYPHFAEFLALVRSGTSAKLPTP from the coding sequence GTGACCGATCGCCCCGCCTTCGTATTGCTGGAGGACGGCGCGTGGTTTTCGGGCAGCGTGCCGCGGCCGCTCGACCCCTCGTTCGGTGAGGTGGTCTTTACCACAAGTCTCACCGGCTATCAGGAGACGTTCACGGACCCGAGCTACCTGGGCCAGATCGTCGTCATGACGGCGCCGATGATCGGCAATTACGGGATCAACACCGAGGACATGGAGTCGGAACACCCGCAGGTGAGCGGAGTCGTCGTACGCGAGCTGGCGCGAGAGCCGTCCAACTGGCGCGCCACGGCCTCGCTCGACGCTTGGCTCGCGTCGGCCGGCGTTCCAGTCATCGAGGGGGTCGATACGCGACGCCTCACCCGGCACCTGCGGGAGCGGGGCGCGATGCGCGGCGTGCTGGCCGAGGGGCACGCACCGACGCCCGAGCTTACGGCGCAGCTACTCACGTCGCCTTCGATGGAGGGGCTCGACCTCGCATCGCGCGCCACCGTGCGCGAGCGACACACCGAGGGCGCGGGGCCGCACGTGGTGGCGTACGACTTCGGAATGAAGCGCAACATCGTGCGCATGCTGGTGGATGTGGGCTGCCGAGTAACTGTCGTGCCCGCCACGACGCCCGCGGCGGCGGTACGCGCGCTCGCGCCCGACGGTCTCTTTCTCTCGAACGGTCCGGGCGATCCGGCCGCCGTTGAATACGCCTTCGCCCCGATCCGCGAGCTCACCACCGCCGGCCTTCCGACCTTCGGCATCTGCCTCGGCCATCAGCTCATCGGCCTCGCATTCGGGGGTCGGACGGCCAAGATGCCGTACGGCCATCGCGGCGGGAATCATCCAGTGAGAGATGTGGCCCGGGGCACGGTGCTCATCACGACGCAGAATCACGGGTTCGCGCTGGTGGGCGACGAGGGCGGGGTGCCCGGCGCGCCGGGGCTCGAGGTGACGCACCTCAACCTGAACGACGGCACGATCGAGGGAATCCGGCATCGCGAGCTGCCGCTCTTTGCCGTGCAGTATCACCCGGAGGCGTCGCCGGGGCCGCACGACGCCTATCCGCACTTCGCCGAGTTCCTCGCCCTGGTGCGGTCCGGAACCTCGGCCAAGTTGCCAACCCCTTGA
- the secG gene encoding preprotein translocase subunit SecG, giving the protein MFYFLLVLLILDALILSVVVLLQAGEGGGLAALGGAGGTMDNRVLGGRQAVTILTKMTWWCGGIFLFLSLVLSFVHPAVGNSELQQRLQSAVPVAPAPLPGVTPSVPGAGAGAASPDAASPNAASPNAASPNAASPNAASPNAGPAAAPNPAAPTSAAPKQGPPAPSPKSAQPSTKPAQPSAPKP; this is encoded by the coding sequence ATGTTTTACTTCCTGCTCGTTCTGCTCATTCTCGATGCGCTGATCCTGTCGGTCGTGGTCCTTCTCCAGGCCGGCGAGGGCGGCGGACTTGCGGCCCTGGGCGGCGCCGGGGGCACCATGGACAACCGGGTGCTCGGCGGACGCCAGGCCGTCACCATCCTCACCAAGATGACCTGGTGGTGCGGCGGCATCTTCCTGTTCCTCTCGCTGGTGCTCTCGTTCGTGCACCCGGCCGTCGGGAATAGCGAGCTGCAGCAGCGGCTCCAGAGCGCAGTGCCTGTAGCGCCGGCGCCGCTGCCCGGCGTGACGCCGTCGGTGCCGGGAGCTGGAGCGGGCGCGGCATCGCCGGATGCGGCCAGCCCAAATGCGGCCAGCCCAAATGCGGCCAGCCCAAATGCGGCCAGCCCAAATGCGGCCAGCCCGAACGCTGGGCCCGCCGCGGCACCCAACCCTGCCGCGCCGACGTCAGCCGCACCCAAGCAGGGGCCGCCCGCACCATCTCCCAAGTCGGCGCAGCCGTCCACCAAGCCGGCGCAACCCTCCGCGCCCAAGCCGTGA
- the tpiA gene encoding triose-phosphate isomerase: MARPLIFAANWKMHHGPGAARTFATRFMELVAPAEGRNLWFFPPNVSIAALAEAFRPRPDIRVGVQNVHWEPKGAFTGELSLPLAIEAGATLTLVGHSERRHLFGETAEQSARKVKAALAAGIGVVLCVGETLAQREAGRTEDAVRRQLEPVPASDPSRVVIAYEPVWAIGTGRNATPEDAALVHRFIRAYLAERGWPPGVRVLYGGSVSGANVRALLAEPDIDGVLVGGASLAAEGWAEIISAG, translated from the coding sequence ATGGCGCGCCCGCTCATTTTTGCGGCCAATTGGAAGATGCACCACGGTCCGGGCGCCGCGCGCACGTTCGCCACCCGGTTCATGGAGCTGGTGGCACCGGCCGAGGGCCGGAATCTCTGGTTTTTTCCGCCGAACGTCTCGATCGCCGCACTGGCCGAGGCCTTCCGGCCGCGCCCGGACATTCGGGTTGGCGTGCAGAACGTGCACTGGGAGCCCAAGGGGGCGTTCACCGGTGAGCTCTCGCTCCCGCTCGCCATCGAAGCTGGAGCCACGCTCACACTGGTCGGGCACTCGGAGCGGCGCCATCTCTTCGGCGAGACGGCCGAGCAGAGCGCTCGCAAGGTGAAGGCGGCCCTCGCGGCGGGTATCGGGGTGGTGCTCTGCGTCGGCGAGACGCTTGCCCAGCGGGAGGCGGGCCGTACCGAGGATGCCGTGAGGCGGCAGCTCGAGCCGGTGCCCGCCAGCGATCCGTCGCGGGTCGTGATCGCGTACGAGCCGGTCTGGGCCATCGGCACCGGCCGGAACGCCACACCGGAAGACGCGGCTCTGGTGCACCGGTTCATTCGCGCGTATCTCGCCGAGCGCGGCTGGCCGCCGGGCGTCCGGGTGCTCTACGGCGGCAGCGTAAGCGGCGCCAACGTGCGCGCGCTCCTGGCCGAGCCGGACATCGACGGGGTATTGGTGGGAGGCGCCAGCCTCGCAGCGGAGGGGTGGGCGGAAATCATCTCCGCCGGTTGA
- a CDS encoding phosphoglycerate kinase, whose amino-acid sequence MKRTLESLDPAALEGRRALVRVDFNVPLKGGAVADDIRIRAALPTIKYLRDKGARVVLLSHLGRPKGTPDPACSLRPVVRALEKLLGSPVTFLADPLSPEAATETKRMPRGGVALAENTRFLPGEEQNDSELARKLAALGDFYVNDAFGSAHRAHASTEAVAHLLKPAVSGSLMERELKYLGEALNHPRRPFVAVLGGAKISGKIDLIEALLPKVDAILIGGAMACTFFKAMGLETGNSLVEADRVDMARALMEKAGRKLVLPSGAVVARELAPGVETRTVARDAIPPGWAMYDIDPLTEQDYSARIEQAGTVVWNGPMGVFETPPFDHGTRAIAAAMARATERGTVTVVGGGDSAAAVAEAGLDARMTHVSTGGGASLEFLEGRVLPGVAALDEV is encoded by the coding sequence GTGAAGCGCACGCTCGAATCGCTCGACCCGGCCGCGCTGGAGGGACGCCGCGCGCTGGTGCGAGTCGACTTCAACGTGCCGCTCAAGGGCGGCGCGGTGGCCGACGACATCCGGATCCGCGCCGCGCTCCCCACGATCAAGTATCTCCGCGACAAGGGCGCCCGGGTGGTGCTGCTCTCGCATCTGGGCCGTCCCAAGGGCACGCCCGATCCGGCGTGCTCGCTTCGCCCCGTGGTGCGGGCGCTGGAAAAGCTGCTCGGCTCGCCGGTCACCTTTTTGGCCGACCCGCTCTCGCCCGAGGCGGCGACCGAGACGAAACGCATGCCGCGCGGCGGCGTGGCGCTGGCCGAGAACACGCGGTTTTTGCCGGGCGAAGAGCAGAACGACTCCGAGCTGGCTCGAAAACTGGCCGCGCTCGGCGATTTCTACGTGAACGACGCCTTCGGCTCCGCGCACCGGGCCCACGCGAGCACCGAGGCGGTGGCGCATCTCCTCAAGCCCGCCGTCTCCGGCTCTCTCATGGAGCGCGAGCTCAAGTACCTCGGCGAGGCGCTGAATCATCCTCGGCGGCCGTTCGTCGCCGTGCTGGGCGGCGCCAAGATCAGCGGCAAAATCGATCTGATCGAGGCGCTGCTTCCCAAGGTCGATGCGATCCTCATCGGCGGCGCCATGGCCTGCACCTTCTTCAAGGCGATGGGGCTGGAGACCGGTAACTCGCTGGTCGAAGCGGATCGGGTGGACATGGCGCGTGCACTGATGGAGAAGGCCGGCCGCAAGCTGGTGCTGCCCAGCGGCGCCGTGGTAGCGCGCGAGCTCGCGCCTGGCGTCGAGACGCGCACCGTGGCCAGAGACGCAATCCCGCCCGGCTGGGCGATGTACGACATCGACCCGCTCACCGAGCAGGACTACAGCGCCCGGATCGAGCAGGCCGGCACCGTCGTATGGAACGGGCCAATGGGCGTGTTCGAGACGCCGCCGTTCGATCACGGCACCCGCGCCATCGCCGCGGCGATGGCGCGCGCCACCGAGCGCGGCACGGTGACGGTGGTGGGCGGCGGCGATTCGGCCGCAGCGGTGGCGGAGGCGGGACTCGACGCGCGCATGACGCACGTGTCGACCGGTGGCGGGGCGTCGCTCGAGTTTCTCGAGGGCCGGGTGCTGCCGGGTGTGGCTGCGTTGGACGAGGTGTAA
- the gap gene encoding type I glyceraldehyde-3-phosphate dehydrogenase produces MAVRVGINGFGRIGRNVVRAASRMGVKELEFVAVNDITDIRTLAHLLKYDSVHGRYPGTVEPAADGIRVDGKLVKVLSERDPAKLPWKELGVELVLESTGRFTERDQAAKHLEAGARRVIISAPAKHEDITLCYGVNQQKYDPHKHQVISNASCTTNCLVPVVRVILDNFGFVSGFMTTVHSYTNDQQILDLPHKDLRRARAAAVSIIPTTTGAAKATSLVIPEVKGKIDGVALRVPTPDVSVVALTCVVEKATTGDAVNEAFRKAAASGPLKGILEVSDEPLVSVDYTGDLHSSTVDALSTNVVNGTLVNVTSWYDNEMGYSARCVDVLRYVGSRK; encoded by the coding sequence ATGGCGGTTCGCGTCGGCATCAACGGGTTCGGCCGCATCGGGCGCAACGTGGTTCGGGCGGCGTCCCGCATGGGCGTGAAGGAGCTCGAGTTCGTCGCGGTGAACGACATCACCGACATCAGGACGCTCGCGCACCTGCTCAAGTACGACTCGGTGCACGGCCGCTATCCCGGCACGGTCGAGCCTGCCGCCGACGGCATCCGGGTGGACGGCAAACTGGTGAAGGTGCTCTCCGAGCGTGACCCGGCCAAGCTCCCCTGGAAGGAGCTCGGCGTGGAGCTGGTGCTCGAGTCCACCGGCCGCTTCACCGAGCGCGACCAGGCGGCCAAGCATCTCGAGGCCGGTGCCAGGCGCGTCATCATCTCCGCCCCCGCCAAGCACGAGGACATCACGCTCTGCTACGGCGTGAACCAGCAGAAGTACGACCCGCACAAGCACCAGGTCATCTCCAACGCGAGTTGCACGACGAACTGCCTCGTGCCGGTGGTGCGGGTCATTCTCGACAATTTCGGCTTCGTGAGCGGGTTCATGACCACCGTGCACTCGTACACCAACGATCAGCAGATCCTGGACCTGCCACACAAGGATCTGCGCCGTGCCCGCGCCGCCGCGGTCTCGATCATCCCGACCACGACCGGCGCAGCCAAGGCCACGAGCCTGGTGATTCCCGAGGTAAAGGGCAAGATCGATGGCGTGGCGCTCCGGGTGCCGACGCCCGACGTGTCGGTCGTCGCACTCACGTGCGTCGTGGAGAAGGCCACCACCGGCGACGCCGTAAACGAGGCCTTCCGCAAGGCCGCCGCCTCCGGCCCGCTCAAGGGCATCCTCGAGGTGAGCGACGAGCCGCTCGTGTCGGTCGATTACACGGGCGACCTGCACTCGAGCACCGTCGACGCGCTCTCCACCAACGTGGTGAACGGCACGCTGGTGAACGTCACGTCCTGGTACGACAACGAAATGGGCTATTCGGCGCGTTGCGTGGACGTGCTGCGGTACGTCGGAAGCCGGAAGTGA
- a CDS encoding double zinc ribbon domain-containing protein: MTALAEIARVAREVERWLLPAECLLCQEPVPEREGDALVCGLCRARWRPLPDPLCPRCGEPRRDPDPCRLCAEWPASLGRVRSAVRLEGGARALVHRLKYHGWWRAAEPMAASMRLLEPLTGRVCLIPIPLAPRRERERGYNQSERLATTLGRLMSLPVRTDVLRRVRNTGTQTALTPDERRANVAGAFAACASRAVRGRCVVLVDDVFTTGATLASAAEALSAAGAAQIEAVTFGRAG; the protein is encoded by the coding sequence GTGACCGCGCTCGCGGAGATTGCCCGTGTGGCGCGCGAGGTCGAGCGCTGGCTCCTTCCCGCCGAATGCCTCCTCTGCCAGGAACCCGTCCCCGAGCGCGAGGGCGACGCGCTCGTCTGCGGCCTCTGCCGCGCGCGCTGGCGTCCGCTGCCCGATCCGCTCTGCCCGCGCTGCGGCGAGCCCCGGCGCGACCCCGATCCGTGCCGCCTCTGCGCCGAGTGGCCCGCATCGCTCGGCCGAGTGCGAAGCGCGGTGCGATTGGAGGGCGGCGCCCGCGCGCTCGTGCACCGACTCAAGTACCACGGCTGGTGGCGCGCTGCGGAGCCGATGGCCGCGAGCATGCGCCTGCTCGAGCCATTGACGGGGCGGGTATGCTTGATACCGATTCCGCTTGCGCCTCGGCGCGAGCGGGAACGGGGCTACAATCAGAGCGAGCGCTTGGCGACCACCCTCGGCCGCCTGATGAGCCTGCCGGTGCGCACCGATGTGCTCCGCCGCGTGCGCAACACCGGCACCCAGACGGCGCTCACGCCGGACGAGCGCCGGGCCAACGTGGCCGGGGCCTTCGCGGCGTGCGCCTCGCGCGCGGTGCGCGGGCGGTGCGTCGTGCTGGTGGACGACGTGTTCACCACCGGCGCTACGCTGGCGTCCGCGGCCGAAGCGCTCAGCGCGGCGGGCGCGGCGCAGATCGAAGCGGTAACGTTCGGACGGGCGGGCTAA
- a CDS encoding shikimate dehydrogenase yields MISGSARGFALLGDPVAHSLSPAMHTAAFRALGLDAAYVPLRCTAEDVPHLIRALAHAGGGGNVTVPHKGVAARAVERLCERARALEACNTFWGDGNTTAGDLTDVAGVLEALDALEPPRAGWLLAGTGGSARAVVGAARERGTGVAVLSRDLTSQREFEAWAVARGVPVVPPESCGVLINATPLGLRPDDRPPIAPELAPDARVALDLVYTRGETAWVRALRARGFRAADGRGVLVAQGAAAFSCWFPATPAPRDIMRAAVDTALR; encoded by the coding sequence GTGATCAGCGGTAGCGCGCGCGGCTTCGCCCTCCTGGGCGATCCGGTCGCCCACTCGCTCTCGCCGGCCATGCACACGGCGGCCTTCCGGGCTTTGGGCCTCGACGCCGCGTACGTGCCGCTCCGCTGCACCGCCGAGGACGTCCCCCATCTCATCCGCGCCTTGGCCCATGCGGGCGGGGGCGGCAATGTCACCGTCCCGCACAAGGGCGTCGCCGCGCGCGCCGTGGAGCGGCTCTGCGAGCGGGCCCGCGCGCTCGAGGCGTGCAACACCTTCTGGGGCGACGGCAACACCACCGCCGGCGATCTCACCGATGTGGCCGGCGTGCTCGAGGCACTCGACGCGCTGGAGCCGCCGCGCGCGGGGTGGCTCCTCGCGGGCACCGGCGGGTCCGCGCGCGCGGTGGTCGGTGCGGCGCGGGAGCGCGGCACGGGTGTCGCGGTGCTCTCGCGCGATCTCACGAGTCAGCGGGAGTTCGAGGCGTGGGCCGTCGCGCGCGGCGTGCCGGTGGTGCCGCCCGAGAGCTGCGGCGTCCTGATCAACGCCACACCGCTCGGCCTCCGCCCCGATGATCGGCCGCCCATCGCGCCCGAGCTGGCACCGGACGCGCGCGTGGCGCTCGATCTCGTGTACACGCGGGGAGAGACCGCGTGGGTGCGGGCGCTGCGCGCGCGCGGATTCCGCGCGGCGGACGGTCGAGGAGTGCTGGTTGCTCAGGGCGCGGCGGCGTTTTCCTGCTGGTTTCCCGCCACGCCCGCGCCTCGCGACATCATGCGGGCCGCGGTGGATACGGCACTCCGTTGA
- a CDS encoding low molecular weight protein arginine phosphatase, which yields MNVLFICTGNTCRSPMAEALLRQAIDARGLAGQVTAASAGTGAWDGAPASEGAYLIGLEHGMDLSDHRARLLTKEIVQGADVVLAMGRSHAARAAELGGGDRVHLLGEFAGRTGADAEISDPFGGDLHDYRRTFEELQQLIGSVAARVAAERSGDQR from the coding sequence ATGAACGTGCTGTTCATATGCACCGGCAACACCTGCCGCAGTCCCATGGCCGAGGCGCTGCTCCGCCAGGCCATCGACGCGCGCGGCCTCGCCGGGCAGGTGACGGCGGCGTCCGCCGGCACCGGCGCCTGGGACGGCGCGCCCGCATCGGAGGGCGCGTATCTCATCGGGCTCGAGCACGGCATGGACCTCTCCGACCATCGGGCGCGGCTCCTCACGAAGGAAATCGTGCAGGGCGCCGACGTGGTGCTCGCGATGGGGCGGTCGCACGCGGCGCGCGCGGCCGAGTTGGGCGGCGGCGACCGGGTGCACCTGCTCGGCGAGTTTGCCGGCCGCACCGGCGCGGACGCCGAGATCAGCGACCCGTTCGGCGGCGACCTGCACGACTACCGGCGTACCTTCGAGGAACTCCAGCAGCTCATCGGCAGCGTGGCCGCGCGCGTGGCCGCGGAGCGCTCGGGTGATCAGCGGTAG
- a CDS encoding L-threonylcarbamoyladenylate synthase has product MILPFRTDAEQRAATPDVRAHLLSGGLLAYPTETVYGLGCLPVADRIVALNLLKGRAPEKPFLLLVASRAMAEAWGLIFNPAAVALARAFWPGPLTLVLPAGGGRLPDALRGPEGGIAVRHTSHAGIARLVEALDQPLTSTSANHPGEPPAPGVERLVERFHAAVDDGQLLVLDGGVLGNVPPSTLVDCTGALPRLVREGAIPRDELAAMVRRW; this is encoded by the coding sequence GTGATCCTTCCCTTTCGCACCGACGCCGAGCAGCGCGCCGCGACACCGGACGTACGCGCGCACCTCCTGAGCGGCGGCCTCCTCGCCTATCCCACCGAGACGGTGTATGGCCTCGGCTGCCTTCCGGTCGCAGACCGCATCGTTGCGCTCAACCTGCTCAAGGGCCGCGCACCGGAAAAGCCGTTCCTCCTGCTCGTTGCGAGCCGCGCAATGGCGGAGGCGTGGGGCCTCATCTTCAACCCAGCCGCCGTCGCACTCGCACGCGCCTTCTGGCCGGGGCCGCTCACGCTCGTGCTGCCCGCGGGGGGCGGCCGGCTGCCGGACGCGCTCCGCGGCCCCGAGGGCGGAATCGCCGTGCGCCACACCTCGCACGCGGGCATCGCCCGGCTGGTGGAAGCGCTCGATCAGCCGCTCACGTCGACCTCGGCCAACCATCCCGGCGAGCCGCCCGCGCCGGGCGTCGAGCGGCTGGTCGAGCGCTTTCACGCCGCCGTGGACGACGGCCAGCTCCTCGTGCTCGACGGCGGCGTGCTCGGCAACGTGCCACCGTCCACGCTGGTCGACTGCACCGGCGCGCTCCCGCGCCTCGTGCGCGAGGGTGCGATTCCGCGCGACGAGCTGGCGGCGATGGTACGACGCTGGTAG
- the ispD gene encoding 2-C-methyl-D-erythritol 4-phosphate cytidylyltransferase, which produces MPRDVGAIVVAAGQGRRLGSGEPGAVPKQYREIGGVPMVVRAVRPFAAHREVAQVVVVLPPGDAADPPDFLAALAGPAAGSGTRAASMLTFVGGGCERTDSVRAGLAALNPDCRVVLVHDAARPFVDADTIHAVIRTARTGIGAVAAVPVADTLKEAADGDAGRVARTVPRERLWRAQTPQGFPRELIVAAYARAADELAVARRTTGGATSGAAHVGVTDDAALVERLGAEVRLVPGSPANLKITTPADFAWAESWAAQL; this is translated from the coding sequence TTGCCGCGTGACGTAGGCGCGATCGTGGTGGCGGCGGGGCAGGGGCGGCGCCTGGGCAGCGGCGAGCCGGGCGCGGTGCCCAAGCAGTATCGCGAGATCGGTGGTGTGCCGATGGTGGTGCGCGCGGTCAGGCCGTTCGCGGCGCACCGCGAGGTGGCACAGGTCGTGGTCGTACTGCCCCCGGGCGACGCGGCGGACCCGCCGGATTTTCTGGCGGCGCTTGCCGGTCCGGCCGCGGGCAGCGGCACTCGAGCCGCCTCGATGCTCACGTTCGTTGGCGGCGGATGCGAGCGAACCGATTCGGTGCGCGCCGGCCTTGCCGCGCTCAACCCTGATTGCCGGGTCGTGCTGGTGCACGACGCGGCACGTCCGTTTGTGGATGCGGACACGATCCATGCCGTCATCCGCACGGCGCGCACCGGCATCGGTGCGGTGGCGGCGGTGCCCGTGGCCGACACGCTGAAAGAGGCGGCGGACGGCGACGCGGGCCGGGTGGCGCGCACGGTGCCGCGCGAGCGGCTCTGGCGCGCGCAGACCCCGCAGGGATTTCCGCGCGAGCTGATTGTCGCCGCATACGCGCGGGCCGCGGACGAGCTCGCCGTCGCGCGGAGGACCACCGGGGGCGCCACGTCGGGCGCCGCACATGTGGGCGTCACCGACGACGCCGCGCTGGTCGAGCGCCTGGGCGCCGAGGTGCGCCTCGTGCCGGGCTCGCCGGCCAATCTCAAGATCACGACCCCCGCCGACTTCGCGTGGGCCGAATCGTGGGCGGCGCAACTGTGA
- the radA gene encoding DNA repair protein RadA produces the protein MARVRSVYRCAECGHEHPKWAGRCEACGAWNAVSEEPGDRADRRAGGRRGGKDRLTARPPDRLRDIAAEPLERWRTGIQEFDFVLGGGIVPGSMTLIGGEPGIGKSTLLMQAAARLETEGRRVLYASGEESPDQLRLRADRLEEDAGAVHVLGETRLEAIVASAAALQADVVVLDSIQTVYTDLLESAPGNVGQVRECSGQLMRFAKETGTAVVVVGHVTKGGGIAGPKTLEHIVDTVLYFEGESTLDYRLLRATKNRFGSVDELGVFSMTERGLVAVPNPSAVFLAARADGTAGSAITALMEGTRPVLVEVQALAANSGYGTPQRVATGIDPKRLAVLLAVLERRADTSFADLDVFVQVTAGVRLNEPGADLAVAAALLSSLYNRPAPADGIFLGEVGLGGEIRPTGAVERRVAEAARLGFRRVFGAARAPLQVPGVAHVGLEHVDQLVRALAA, from the coding sequence ATGGCGCGAGTGCGGTCGGTATATCGCTGCGCTGAGTGCGGGCACGAACACCCGAAGTGGGCGGGCCGCTGCGAGGCGTGCGGGGCCTGGAACGCCGTGAGCGAAGAGCCGGGCGATCGGGCGGACAGGCGGGCAGGCGGACGGAGAGGCGGCAAAGACCGCCTGACCGCCCGTCCGCCCGACCGCCTGCGCGACATCGCGGCCGAGCCGCTCGAGCGCTGGCGCACCGGCATCCAGGAATTCGACTTCGTGCTGGGTGGCGGCATCGTGCCGGGCTCGATGACGCTGATCGGCGGCGAGCCGGGCATCGGGAAGAGCACGCTGCTGATGCAGGCCGCGGCGCGGCTCGAGACCGAGGGACGCCGGGTGCTCTACGCGAGCGGCGAGGAGAGCCCGGACCAGCTCCGCTTGCGCGCCGACCGCCTGGAAGAAGACGCCGGCGCCGTGCACGTACTGGGCGAAACCCGGCTCGAGGCGATCGTGGCCTCGGCGGCGGCGCTTCAGGCGGACGTCGTGGTGCTCGACTCGATCCAGACGGTATACACCGACCTGCTCGAGAGCGCGCCGGGCAATGTGGGCCAGGTGCGCGAGTGCTCCGGCCAGCTCATGCGGTTCGCCAAGGAGACGGGGACAGCGGTGGTCGTGGTGGGGCACGTCACCAAGGGCGGCGGCATCGCGGGGCCTAAGACGCTGGAGCACATCGTCGACACGGTGCTCTACTTCGAAGGCGAATCGACGCTGGACTATCGCCTGCTACGCGCGACCAAGAACCGGTTCGGCTCGGTGGACGAGCTGGGCGTCTTCTCCATGACCGAGCGCGGGCTCGTGGCGGTGCCCAATCCGTCTGCCGTGTTCCTCGCGGCGAGAGCCGATGGCACCGCGGGAAGTGCAATCACCGCGCTCATGGAAGGCACCCGGCCGGTGCTGGTGGAGGTGCAGGCGCTCGCGGCCAATTCGGGATACGGCACGCCGCAACGCGTGGCGACCGGCATCGACCCCAAGCGGCTTGCGGTGCTGCTCGCAGTGCTGGAGCGGCGGGCGGACACGAGCTTTGCCGATCTCGACGTCTTCGTGCAGGTCACGGCAGGCGTGCGGCTCAACGAGCCGGGCGCCGATCTCGCGGTCGCGGCGGCGCTGCTCTCGAGCCTCTACAATCGCCCCGCGCCCGCGGACGGAATCTTTCTCGGCGAGGTCGGCCTCGGCGGCGAGATCCGGCCCACCGGCGCCGTGGAGCGTCGGGTGGCCGAGGCGGCGCGACTCGGCTTCCGCAGGGTGTTCGGCGCGGCACGCGCGCCGCTCCAGGTGCCGGGCGTGGCGCACGTCGGATTGGAGCACGTCGACCAACTGGTGCGGGCGCTTGCCGCGTGA